One Aegilops tauschii subsp. strangulata cultivar AL8/78 chromosome 7, Aet v6.0, whole genome shotgun sequence genomic window carries:
- the LOC109756025 gene encoding cadmium/zinc-transporting ATPase HMA2 encodes MAAGKQEKSYFDVLGICCPSEVPLVEKLLEPLAGVHKVTVVVPSRTVIVVHDAATISQSQIVKALNQARLEASVRAYGGAGQNKINKWPSPYVLLCGVLLVASLFQHFWHPLRWLALVATAAGLPPIVLRSVAAARRLTLDVNILMLIAVGGAVALKDYSEAGFIVFLFTTAEWLETRASCKATAGMSSLMSMAPQNAVLAETGQVVAAQDVKVNTVIAVKAGEVVPIDGVVVDGRSEVDEQTLTGESFPVAKQTDSEVWAGTLNIDGYISVRTTAMADNSAVAKMARLVEEAQNSRSETQRLIDTCAKYYTPAVIVMAAAVAATPVIVRAHNLRHWFQLALVLLVSACPCALVLSTPVATFCALLKAARTGLLIKGGDVLESLAGIKVAAFDKTGTISSGEFSVAEFRAIGERVPRHQLLNWVSSVESRSSHPMAAALVDYARSNSVEPNSENVMEFQIYPGEGIYGEIDGQGVYIGNRRILSRASCETVPEVNDIKGVTVGYVACNKELVGLFGLSDVCRTGSAEAIRELRSMGIKSVMLTGDSAAAATYAQNQLGNVLAEVHSELLPEDKVRIVDELKARDGSTLMIGDGMNDAPALARADVGVSMGVSGSAVAMETSHVTLMSNDVRRIPKAIRLARRTRRTIVTNIVFSVATKLAIVGLALAGHPLVWAAVLADVGTCLLVIMYSMMLLRGGDGGRGKKCCASSHHGSHSHPKKHGHCSDGPCNLTGGCADSSAGGHACGDDHHHHGHGDGKEPGIPHLPHKHGCEDHHGHGHSHCKEPSKLHPTDSHHCRDHGQGHHHGKEASSQLVTSKNISHGHGQCKEKHDEHHTNSAEAVQEHSILIDASAADQQQIQCNHQSGEHEEESCGHHAKAKACAPAPADCCDTVRDEGCGTKAGGVCSSRRAGGAAGETRRCCRSTRASRCGGGGHASMLKLPEIVVE; translated from the exons ATGGCGGCGGGCAAGCAGGAGAAGAGCTACTTCGACGTGCTGGGCATCTGCTGCCCGTCCGAGGTGCCGCTGGTGGAGAAGCTGCTCGAGCCGCTCGCCGGCGTGCACAAGGTCACCGTCGTCGTGCCGTCCCGGACGGTGATCGTCGTGCACGACGCCGCCACCATCTCCCAGTCCCAGATAG TCAAGGCGCTGAACCAGGCAAGGCTAGAGGCGTCGGTGCGGGCATACGGCGGCGCAGGCCAGAACAAGATCAACAAATGGCCGAGCCCCTACGTGCTCCTCTGCGGGGTCCTTCTGGTCGCCTCGCTCTTCCAGCACTTCTGGCACCCGCTGAGGTGGCTCGCGCTCGTCGCCACGGCCGCCGGCCTGCCGCCCATCGTCCTCAGAAGCGTCGCCGCCGCGCGGAGGCTCACCCTCGACGTCAATATTCTCATGCTCATCGCAG TTGGTGGGGCAGTTGCACTCAAGGACTACTCCGAGGCCGGCTTCATCGTCTTCCTCTTCACCACGGCGGAGTGGCTCGAGACAAGGGCGAGCTGCAAG GCCACTGCCGGGATGTCGTCGCTGATGAGCATGGCACCACAGAACGCTGTGCTGGCAGAGACGGGGCAGGTGGTCGCGGCGCAGGACGTGAAGGTCAACACGGTGATAGCCGTGAAGGCGGGGGAGGTCGTTCCGATAGACGGCGTCGTCGTCGACGGGCGGAGCGAGGTCGACGAGCAGACCCTCACCGGAGAGTCCTTCCCGGTGGCCAAACAGACGGACTCGGAGGTCTGGGCCGGCACCCTCAACATAGACG GCTACATTTCGGTGAGGACAACAGCCATGGCCGACAACTCGGCGGTGGCCAAGATGGCGAGGCTGGTTGAGGAAGCACAGAACAGCAGATCCGAGACGCAGAGGCTCATCGACACCTGCGCTAAGTATTACACTCCTG CGGTGATCGTCATggcagcggcggtggcggcgacgcCCGTGATCGTGAGAGCACACAACCTGAGGCACTGGTTTCAGCTGGCCCTGGTCCTCCTGGTGAGCGCCTGCCCGTGCGCTCTGGTTCTCTCCACGCCGGTCGCCACCTTCTGCGCGCTGCTCAAGGCCGCGAGAACCGGGCTGCTCATCAAGGGAGGGGATGTGCTCGAGTCCTTGGCCGGGATCAAAGTCGCGGCTTTCGACAAAACTGGCACGATTAGCAGCGGAGAGTTCTCTGTGGCGGAGTTCCGGGCAATCGGAGAACGTGTTCCGAGGCACCAACTTCTCAACTG GGTGTCGAGCGTGGAGAGCAGGTCGAGCCACCCAATGGCAGCTGCCCTTGTTGATTATGCTCGATCAAACTCCGTGGAACCAAACTCGGAGAATGTCATGGAATTTCAGATTTACCCTGGTGAGGGGATTTACGGTGAAATCGACGGACAAGGCGTGTACATTGGGAACAGAAGAATCTTGTCGAGGGCTTCATGTGAAACAG TTCCAGAAGTAAATGACATCAAAGGGGTCACCGTTGGATACGTGGCCTGCAACAAGGAGTTGGTCGGGCTATTCGGTCTCTCGGACGTCTGTCGAACTGGATCGGCCGAAGCCATCAGGGAGCTGAGATCAATGGGCATCAAGTCGGTGATGCTCACAGGTGATAGTGCTGCCGCTGCCACCTATGCCCAGAACCAG CTGGGAAATGTTCTAGCTGAGGTTCACTCTGAACTTTTGCCGGAGGACAAGGTGCGGATCGTCGACGAGCTCAAGGCGAGGGACGGCTCCACGCTGATGATCGGCGACGGCATGAACGACGCCCCGGCGCTGGCCAGGGCCGACGTCGGCGTCTCCATGGGCGTGTCCGGCTCGGCCGTCGCCATGGAGACGAGCCACGTCACGCTCATGTCCAACGACGTCCGCAGGATCCCCAAGGCCATCCGGCTGGCGAGGAGGACGCGCCGGACCATCGTCACCAACATCGTCTTCTCGGTCGCCACGAAGCTCGCCATCGTCGGGCTCGCGCTCGCCGGGCACCCGCTCGTCTGGGCGGCCGTGCTGGCGGACGTCGGCACGTGCTTGCTGGTGATCATGTACAGCATGATGTTGCTGAGGGGGGGAGACGGCGGGAGGGGGAAGAAATGCTGCGCTTCTTCTCACCATGGATCTCACTCTCACCCCAAGAAGCATGGCCATTGCTCGGACGGTCCGTGCAATTTGACTGGCGGCTGCGCGGATTCATCTGCTGGTGGCCATGCTTGCGGCGATGATCATCATCACCACGGGCATGGTGACGGCAAAGAGCCGGGCATCCCGCATCTCCCACACAAGCATGGATGTGAAGATCATCATGGCCATGGCCACAGCCACTGCAAAGAACCGAGCAAGCTGCACCCCACGGACAGCCATCACTGTCGAGATCATGGCCAGGGCCACCACCACGGCAAAGAGGCGAGCAGCCAATTGGTGACAAGCAAGAACATTTCCCATGGCCATGGCCAGTGCAAAGAGAAGCACGATGAGCACCACACCAACTCAGCCGAGGCAGTCCAAGAGCACTCCATACTGATCGACGCGTCAGCTGCTGACCAACAACAAATCCAGTGCAATCACCAGAGCGGAGAACACGAGGAGGAAAGCTGCGGGCATCACGCCAAGGCGAAAGCCTGCGCCCCAGCTCCGGCCGACTGCTGCGACACGGTACGCGACGAGGGATGCGGAACCAAAGCGGGGGGCGTGTGCTCGAGCCGGCGGGCTGGTGGCGCTGCCGGAGAAACCAGGCGATGTTGCCGGAGCACCAGGGCGAgcaggtgcggcggcggcggccacgcAAGCATGCTGAAGCTGCCTGAGATCGTGGTGGAGTAG